One Parasphingorhabdus cellanae genomic region harbors:
- a CDS encoding cation:proton antiporter domain-containing protein codes for MNTPLDSPAFVDAIVILGAAGIVIPAFARFRITPIIGFILVGVLLGPSGLGSLSGQYDWLKFVTINDREAIEPFAEFGIILLLFSIGLELSFKRLWSMRQLVFGVGAAELLISGALIGGALYLYGFPQQSWEGAVGLGLALALSSTALVLPMSGTKSPVGRAALAMLLFEDVAIVPIIFLLGAISPAMSNNSSWDQLGQTLLIGGAVVAGMLVLGRLLLPRIFAQAARTKSPELFLSVSLLVIILASLATAATGLSPIVGALLAGLLIAETEYHGEVEIITAPFKGLALGVFLITVGMQIDIRVILDNWASLITAVVGVVVVKAIVTGGLLRFAGARPGTATEAGVLMSSPSETTLIVLAAAAQAQLIQPQTAAFWQIVTAIGLTITPLLARFGHDMARRIELRGENIQATDDQVIDAEKTIIIGFGRVGRLVADMMKAHEQNYLAVESNIDVVAGARREGYPILFGNVARNEMLDRLRLGHAKALVLTMDEPVLSVQVVKRVRAWVPDLPIIVRARDTDHAAELYQAGATNAVPEALEGSLQLSEAILVENGVAMGPVIASIHEKRDQIRHQIQKDGNLTIEPKLKSSELDTGMATDEKLSPQE; via the coding sequence ATGAATACACCTCTCGACAGTCCGGCATTTGTTGACGCGATCGTGATATTAGGCGCCGCGGGAATCGTCATTCCCGCGTTCGCCCGTTTTCGGATCACACCGATAATTGGTTTCATCCTCGTGGGTGTATTGCTTGGTCCGTCAGGCTTGGGCTCGCTATCCGGACAATATGACTGGCTCAAATTTGTCACGATAAACGATCGAGAGGCCATAGAACCCTTTGCCGAGTTCGGCATTATATTGCTGTTATTTTCGATCGGCCTAGAGTTATCGTTCAAACGTCTCTGGTCGATGCGACAATTGGTTTTTGGCGTCGGCGCGGCAGAATTGCTAATATCCGGCGCGCTTATCGGCGGCGCACTTTATCTTTACGGTTTTCCTCAGCAAAGCTGGGAAGGAGCCGTTGGACTGGGACTGGCATTGGCGCTCTCCTCGACCGCCCTGGTGTTGCCGATGTCCGGTACAAAAAGCCCTGTTGGCCGCGCTGCGCTTGCTATGTTGCTGTTCGAGGATGTCGCTATCGTACCGATCATCTTTCTACTCGGCGCTATATCACCTGCCATGAGCAATAACTCCAGCTGGGACCAGTTGGGGCAGACGTTATTGATTGGCGGAGCCGTAGTTGCCGGAATGTTGGTGCTCGGCCGCCTTTTGCTTCCCCGTATTTTTGCTCAGGCAGCGCGAACAAAAAGCCCTGAACTATTCCTCTCTGTCAGCCTGCTAGTTATCATTCTTGCCAGTCTAGCAACTGCGGCCACCGGGCTTTCGCCGATTGTTGGCGCTCTCCTTGCAGGACTATTGATTGCTGAGACCGAATATCACGGCGAAGTCGAGATCATAACTGCGCCATTTAAAGGCCTCGCCCTTGGTGTTTTTCTAATCACTGTCGGCATGCAAATCGACATCAGAGTCATTCTCGACAACTGGGCTAGCCTTATCACTGCCGTGGTCGGCGTGGTAGTTGTCAAAGCAATTGTTACCGGCGGCCTGCTGCGCTTTGCAGGCGCCCGGCCCGGTACAGCAACAGAAGCCGGCGTGTTGATGTCCAGCCCATCAGAAACCACGTTGATCGTGTTGGCTGCCGCCGCGCAAGCACAGCTTATCCAACCGCAAACAGCGGCGTTCTGGCAGATCGTAACCGCAATCGGCCTCACAATCACACCGCTACTGGCTAGATTTGGTCATGACATGGCCCGGCGGATTGAGCTAAGGGGCGAGAATATTCAAGCAACAGATGACCAGGTCATTGATGCTGAAAAAACAATCATCATCGGATTTGGGCGAGTCGGTCGTTTGGTCGCGGATATGATGAAAGCGCATGAACAAAACTACCTCGCCGTCGAATCCAATATTGATGTAGTTGCAGGTGCAAGGCGAGAAGGATATCCCATTTTGTTTGGTAATGTCGCCCGGAACGAGATGCTTGATCGGCTTAGGCTCGGCCATGCCAAAGCGTTGGTTCTCACCATGGACGAGCCCGTTCTTTCGGTTCAGGTGGTAAAACGCGTTCGAGCTTGGGTCCCTGATCTCCCAATAATAGTTCGCGCCCGTGATACGGATCATGCGGCAGAGCTCTATCAAGCCGGTGCAACCAATGCAGTTCCCGAAGCATTGGAGGGCTCGTTACAATTGTCCGAAGCTATATTGGTTGAAAACGGTGTGGCTATGGGGCCTGTTATCGCTTCGATACATGAAAAACGCGATCAGATACGCCACCAAATTCAGAAAGATGGTAATCTCACCATCGAACCGAAGCTTAAGTCATCGGAATTGGATACCGGCATGGCGACAGACGAAAAACTCAGCCCGCAAGAATAG
- a CDS encoding glutathione S-transferase family protein, whose amino-acid sequence MTIIVHHLENSRSQRILWLLEELALPYEIKRYERHPKTQRAPDSLKAIHPLGKSPMIEDDGQVIIETAAIVEYLVTKAGGTLGAPEDKTGAKLYTQYLHFAEGSMMPPLFGALVINRLGFLGWPAKKPILGMVEDLLTWLETELSSRPYFAGSELTAADVLMSFPLEASQSRAGLDDRFPNLQAWLKRIHDRPQYQTALEKGGPYAYA is encoded by the coding sequence ATGACCATCATCGTTCATCATCTGGAAAATAGCCGGTCGCAGCGTATTCTCTGGCTGCTAGAAGAACTGGCGCTACCCTATGAAATCAAACGCTACGAGCGTCATCCCAAGACGCAGCGCGCGCCCGACAGTTTGAAGGCTATTCATCCGCTCGGTAAATCACCGATGATAGAAGATGATGGTCAGGTGATCATCGAAACAGCAGCGATTGTCGAATATCTGGTTACCAAGGCTGGTGGGACATTGGGCGCACCAGAAGACAAAACTGGCGCTAAGCTTTATACCCAATATTTGCACTTTGCCGAAGGATCGATGATGCCGCCGCTATTCGGTGCGCTCGTTATCAACCGCCTTGGCTTTCTGGGCTGGCCAGCAAAGAAGCCGATATTGGGCATGGTAGAGGATTTACTCACTTGGCTTGAAACCGAACTCTCGTCCCGGCCCTATTTCGCTGGTAGCGAGCTCACTGCGGCCGATGTGTTGATGAGTTTTCCTTTGGAAGCCAGTCAATCACGAGCAGGACTGGATGACCGTTTTCCCAATTTACAAGCCTGGCTCAAGCGGATTCATGATCGGCCACAATATCAAACAGCTTTGGAAAAAGGTGGGCCCTATGCCTATGCCTGA
- the alaS gene encoding alanine--tRNA ligase, with product MITTNDIRRSFLEYFADQGHEIVPSSPLIPHNDPTLMFINAGMVPFKNIFTGAEKSKYPTATSSQKCVRAGGKHNDLDNVGYTARHHTFFEMLGNFSFGDYFKEQAIQNAWELITKTWGISADRLTVTVYHTDDEAFDLWRKISGLPEERIIRIATNDNFWSMGDTGPCGPCSEIFYDHGGHIFGGPPGSPDEDGDRFVEIWNLVFMQYEQHADGNRVDLPKPSIDTGMGLERVAAVMQGTHDNYDIDLFKALIAQSGTLTGTDTTGDNQASHRVIADHLRASSFLVADGVLPANEGRGYVLRRIMRRAMRHAHLLGAQDPLMHRMVGALTGEMGNAFPELIRAKPLIEETLLREETNFRRTLDKGLKLLDAEIADMSEGDTLPGATAFKLYDTFGFPYDLTEDALRAKSLGVDREGFDAAMAEQKAAARAAWKGSGDQASEAIWFDIAEREGSTEFTGYSAEAGDGMVIALIKDGQEIQSAKAGDTVILLTNQTPFYGESGGQMGDSGLVTGQKGFAASVADTSKPLGRLHAHHMTIDKGAVSVGDTVHLVVDATRRTELRANHSATHLLHKALRHHLGDHVTQKGSLVAPDRLRFDFSHPSALSDAEIKAVEVDVNAQVRGNGAVVTRLMSPDDAVAAGALALFGEKYGDEVRVLSMGVEDDTDYSVELCGGTHVNALGDIGLIVIISESAVSSGVRRIEALTGEAARLWLADRDNKLKSIASVLKTSPDEAAERVSALVEERKKLDRELTEARKALALAGDGGGASTSEVQTIGDISFSGQVINGLNPKELRGLIDEAKKKIGSGVSALIAVNDGRATVAVGVTDDLTATHSAVELVQSAVTAVGGKGGGGRPDMAQGGGPDGAKADDAIAAIKAILAG from the coding sequence ATGATTACAACGAACGATATAAGACGCTCTTTTCTGGAATATTTCGCTGATCAAGGACATGAAATTGTGCCTTCATCTCCGCTTATTCCGCATAATGACCCGACGTTGATGTTCATCAACGCGGGTATGGTGCCCTTCAAGAACATCTTCACGGGCGCGGAGAAGAGTAAATATCCCACTGCCACGTCGAGCCAGAAATGTGTGCGTGCTGGCGGCAAGCATAACGACCTCGACAATGTCGGTTATACAGCCCGTCATCACACGTTTTTCGAGATGCTCGGCAATTTCTCTTTCGGCGATTATTTCAAGGAACAAGCGATTCAAAACGCCTGGGAATTGATTACCAAGACGTGGGGCATATCTGCTGATCGGCTGACAGTGACCGTCTATCACACTGACGATGAAGCCTTTGATCTGTGGCGCAAAATTTCAGGTCTTCCTGAAGAGCGCATAATCCGCATTGCGACCAATGATAATTTCTGGTCCATGGGTGACACGGGACCATGTGGACCTTGTAGCGAGATTTTTTACGATCATGGCGGTCATATTTTCGGCGGCCCTCCGGGTAGCCCGGATGAAGATGGTGACCGGTTCGTAGAAATTTGGAACTTGGTGTTCATGCAATATGAACAACATGCTGATGGTAATCGCGTCGATTTACCAAAGCCTTCCATCGATACCGGGATGGGATTGGAACGCGTTGCAGCGGTGATGCAAGGCACGCATGATAATTATGACATTGATCTGTTCAAGGCGCTGATTGCGCAGTCGGGCACATTAACCGGAACAGACACAACGGGTGATAATCAAGCTAGTCATCGCGTTATCGCTGATCATCTGCGCGCATCATCATTCCTGGTTGCCGATGGCGTACTGCCGGCCAATGAGGGCCGCGGTTATGTTCTGCGGCGGATCATGCGCCGCGCCATGCGCCATGCGCATTTGCTGGGCGCGCAAGACCCGCTCATGCACCGTATGGTTGGGGCGCTGACCGGAGAAATGGGCAATGCGTTCCCGGAATTGATCCGCGCGAAACCACTGATTGAGGAGACTTTATTACGGGAAGAAACAAATTTCCGCCGGACTCTCGACAAGGGCCTAAAGCTACTCGATGCCGAAATTGCCGACATGAGTGAGGGCGATACCTTGCCGGGCGCGACGGCATTCAAACTCTACGACACATTCGGATTCCCCTACGATCTCACCGAAGATGCATTGCGAGCGAAATCACTTGGCGTAGACCGCGAAGGGTTTGATGCGGCGATGGCGGAACAAAAGGCTGCCGCTCGGGCAGCCTGGAAAGGGTCCGGGGATCAAGCGTCCGAAGCCATTTGGTTCGATATAGCCGAACGTGAAGGCAGTACAGAATTTACCGGTTATAGTGCAGAGGCAGGTGACGGAATGGTCATTGCGCTGATCAAAGACGGTCAAGAAATTCAGTCTGCTAAAGCTGGTGATACTGTTATATTGCTTACCAATCAGACCCCCTTCTATGGCGAAAGCGGTGGGCAAATGGGCGATAGCGGCTTAGTAACCGGACAAAAAGGCTTCGCCGCCAGCGTTGCAGATACTAGCAAGCCATTGGGTAGGCTCCACGCGCATCATATGACCATAGACAAGGGTGCGGTTTCGGTTGGTGATACTGTTCACCTGGTGGTTGACGCAACCCGCAGAACCGAGCTCCGCGCTAATCACAGTGCTACCCATCTGCTGCATAAGGCACTGCGTCATCATCTCGGTGATCATGTGACCCAGAAGGGCAGTTTGGTTGCGCCAGACCGTCTCCGATTTGATTTTTCTCATCCATCCGCATTGAGCGACGCTGAGATTAAAGCCGTGGAAGTCGATGTGAATGCGCAGGTTCGCGGTAATGGGGCTGTTGTGACGCGCTTAATGAGTCCTGATGATGCGGTTGCTGCCGGAGCGCTGGCCCTATTTGGTGAGAAATATGGCGATGAAGTCCGCGTCCTTTCCATGGGTGTTGAAGATGATACCGACTATTCGGTTGAGCTTTGTGGCGGGACTCATGTCAACGCGCTCGGTGACATAGGATTGATAGTGATCATCTCTGAATCTGCTGTATCGAGCGGTGTTCGGCGGATTGAAGCGCTAACCGGAGAAGCGGCCCGGTTATGGCTTGCTGACCGTGATAACAAATTGAAATCAATAGCATCCGTGTTGAAAACCTCTCCCGACGAAGCAGCCGAAAGGGTGTCTGCATTGGTGGAAGAACGCAAAAAGCTCGATCGTGAGCTTACGGAAGCGAGAAAGGCGCTTGCCTTGGCGGGTGATGGCGGTGGCGCTTCTACCAGTGAAGTTCAGACGATAGGTGACATATCTTTCAGTGGTCAGGTGATTAACGGCCTGAACCCAAAAGAACTTCGCGGTTTGATCGACGAGGCGAAGAAAAAAATCGGTAGTGGTGTCAGCGCTCTTATCGCCGTTAATGACGGACGCGCAACAGTAGCGGTGGGCGTTACTGATGATCTCACCGCTACTCATAGTGCAGTTGAATTGGTGCAATCTGCTGTTACCGCGGTTGGCGGCAAAGGCGGTGGGGGCAGGCCCGACATGGCGCAAGGCGGCGGTCCTGATGGAGCAAAAGCGGATGACGCGATTGCCGCAATCAAGGCTATTCTTGCGGGCTGA